The Brachyhypopomus gauderio isolate BG-103 chromosome 17, BGAUD_0.2, whole genome shotgun sequence genome includes a window with the following:
- the LOC143480842 gene encoding uncharacterized protein LOC143480842 isoform X1: MGPEGRDSKSFRVVLRLCTQERTEMLTEESRASVRVVGLNRVTVDTGRGHRAHVLDFDAVWDEEASPRDIYESTAKPLVEYLMKGYNGCVIAYGPYNSGETHHSSTTVHHSSERQRSIVSRAADDIFTSPEAAYVRVRVSFYHVSNEKIYDLLESQVSEVCRIHDTEETVFLDGLREVEVSSAQDLLRVYRRGAAHRNTGVSKGDFASKSHMVFCVTVIHTRGHSDSEGVFMSSKLTLVDLASASKSECHSSTALDMRRGFHVTPENPQEAKTLKRSLTIFRNVIFCLSAAVSQHVPYRESKLTRALRDCVAGNCRTCLLVTLATQSTSVTETMSCLQFAARAMNVPSRVIHPSLTRYTPAQVPDVWTTEKNSAHVPRTQGPPPGTTDRRAQAMLPPILASAGTLQLPVARVRASIAGGGGVSFLPLLQQHRDADLSGQHGRAPHSTDGRNTDSSVCVVKAAAPRSPRLPVGGCPGKESALSSHQHSAVKLSSSSSSSALASSPTLGTVSECLNCRQERKIREEYDKFIIQVKRDRDLLSERVMELERELERRGRREEGETGRDVRHGETGGEVRRGETGRDVRHGETGGEVRRGETGREVRHGETGGEVRRGETGRDVRHGETGGEVRRGETGRDVRHGETGGEVRRGETGRQEETGREVRRREFGREVSQGEGKGDKKQERRRRKEESENEESDGKRPEGEKKDERGTAAGRRAPDPEERNGEERKKDRSKEERAKESDSTGRESNGSPLSALEAQDSSEAELISHMDDSKNCYEKVCLENAELKAQLEALLKVVNSKTCSGCHGNTNTHASKPHINKHSSHTQTDAHCLHTERDTHSSHTQTDTHSSHTHTVTTNTEMVVVSHSISQQCTTDLLQGETHTSVCSSIYLCVCVLFLKDPPPLSLSHSLSLSLSFSLSLILSLTHSLSEGSECFCSSPGSPIPSESTSHTCQCESKLQKTNFYKQLRREHSLLLDVMLVLYKREWFLQDAVPYVRRTLTKCGLTLGDAD; encoded by the exons ATGGGACCCGAAGGTCGCGATTCCAAGAGCTTTCGGGTGGTTCTGCGTCTCTGTACACAGGAGCGCACTGAAATGTTAACag AAGAGAGCAGAGCCTCTGTCAGAGTCGTGGGGCTGAACAGAGTAACTGTTGACACTGGCAGG GGCCACAGAGCTCACGTTCTGGATTTCGACGCTGTTTGGGATGAGGAGGCTTCTCCCAGAGACATCTACGAGTCGACGGCCAAG ccCTTGGTGGAGTATCTCATGAAAGGCTATAATGGCTGTGTGATAGCATATGGCCCCTACAACAGTGGGGAgactcaccacagctccaccacTGTTCACCACAGTAGTGAAAGACAGAGGAGCATCGTCAGTCGTGCTGCTGATGACATCTTCACCT CTCCTGAAGCCGCTTACGTTAGAGTCCGAGTGTCTTTTTACCATGTCTCTAATGAAAAGATCTACGATCTGCTG GAGTCTCAGGTCAGCGAGGTGTGTCGTATCCATGACACAGAGGAGACGGTGTTTTTGGACGggctgagggaggtggaggtgagctctGCCCAGGATCTTCTCAGGGTGTACCGCCGTGGTGCCGCCCACAGGAACACAG GTGTCTCCAAGGGTGATTTTGCCAGCAAGTCTCACATGGTGTTTTGTGTGACAGTCATACACACGAGAGGACACTCTGACAGTG AAGGAGTTTTCATGTCCAGCAAGCTCACTCTG GTAGATCTTGCAAGTGCATCTAAA TCTGAATGTCATAGTTCTACAGCTCTTGATATGCGGAGGGGTTTCCATGTGACTCCAGAGAACCCACAGGAAGCCAAAACACTCAAACGATCTCTCACTATCTTCAGAAAC GTAATATTTTGTCTGAGTGCTGCAGTCTCTCAGCATGTTCCATACAGAGAGTCTAAACTCACCCGTGCTCTGAGAGACTG TGTTGCTGGGAACTGCCGAACGTGTCTGCTGGTTACTTTGGCAACACAGTCGACCTCAGTCACTGAGACTATGAGCTGCCTGCAGTTTGCTGCCCGAGCAATGAATGTCCCTTCACGAGTGATACACCCATCactcacacgctacacacctgcacag GTACCAGACGTCTGGACAACAGAGAAAAACTCCGCCCATGTGCCCAGGACACAGGGACCCCCACCAGGCACCACAGACAGAAGA GCCCAGGCCATGCTGCCGCCCATCCTGGCCAGCGCGGGGACCCTGCAGCTGCCCGTGGCCAGGGTCAGGGCCAGCAtagcggggggagggggcgtgtccttcctccctctgctccagcAGCACAGAGACGCAGATCTGAGCGGCCAGCATGGCAGAGCTCCTCACTCCACAGACGGGAGGAACACAGACTCCAGCG tgtgtgtggtgaaagcCGCTGCCCCACGGTCACCACGACTCCCGGTTGGTGGGTGTCCAGGAAAAGAGTCTGCGCTGAGCTCCCACCAGCACTCCGCCGTGAAGCTctcttcatcctcatcttcatcagcgCTCGCCTCCTCGCCGACCCTCGGCACTGTGAGCGAGTGTCTCAACTGCAGACAGGAGAGGAAGATCAGGGAGGAATACGACAAGTTCATCATCCAGGTGAAGAGGGACAGAGACCtgctgagtgagagagtgatggagctggagagagagctggagagaaGAGGACGACGAGAAGAAGGAGAGACTGGCAGAGACGTGAGACACGGCGAGACTGGAGGAGAAGTGAGACGAGGAGAGACTGGTAGAGACGTGAGACACGGGGAGACTGGAGGAGAAGTGAGACgaggagagactgggagagaagTGAGACATGGGGAGACTGGAGGAGAAGTGAGACGAGGAGAGACTGGTAGAGACGTGAGACACGGGGAGACTGGAGGAGAAGTGAGACGAGGAGAGACTGGTAGAGACGTGAGACACGGGGAGACTGGAGGAGAAGTGAGACgaggagagactgggagacaggaagagactgGAAGAGAAGTGAGACGGAGAGAGTTTGGAAGAGAAGTGAGTCAGGGAGAAGGAAAAGGAGACAAAAAacaggagagaaggaggagaaaagaggagtCTGAAAATGAGGAGAGTGATGGGAAAAGaccagagggagagaagaaagaCGAGAGAGGGACTGCAGCAGGCAGAAGAGCGCCAGATCCAGAGGAGAGGAatggagaagagagaaagaaagacaggagtaaagaagagagagcaaaagagagtGACTCGACTGGAAGGGAATCCAACGGATCCCCACTCAGTGCTCTAGAAGCACAGGACAGCTCAGAG GCAGAGCTGATCTCTCATATGGACGACAGCAAAAACTGCTATGAAAAA gtATGTTTAGAGAATGCAGAGTTAAAGGCACAACTGGAAGCCCTTCTGAAAGTGGTCAACTCCAAGACATGCTCTGGGTGCCatggaaacacaaacacacatgcctcaaagcctcatataaacaaacactcctcacacacgcaAACGGACGCACACTGCTTACACACGGAGCGAGACACACACTCGTcacacacgcagacagacacacactcctcacacacacacacagtcaccacgAACACAGAGATGGTTGTAGTGTCACACAGTATATCTCAGCAGTGCACCACTGACCTCCTGCaaggtgagacacacactagtgtgtgttcctctatctatctgtgtgtgtgtgttttattcttAAAGgaccctcccccactctctctctctcattctctctccctctctctctcattctctctctctctcattctctctctcactcactctctctctgaaggGAGTGAGTGTTTTTGCAGCTCACCCGGCTCTCCTATACCATCTGAATCGACCTCTCACACCTGCCAATGTGAATCGAAACTGCAAAAGACCAACTTCTACAAACAGCT aaggagAGAACACAGCTTGCTGTTGGACGTGATGCTGGTGTTGTATAAGCGAGAGTGGTTCCTGCAGGACGCCGTGCCCTACGTCAGACGTACCCTCACTAAGTGTGGTCTCACACTGGGAGACGCAGActag
- the LOC143480842 gene encoding uncharacterized protein LOC143480842 isoform X2, whose protein sequence is MKGYNGCVIAYGPYNSGETHHSSTTVHHSSERQRSIVSRAADDIFTSPEAAYVRVRVSFYHVSNEKIYDLLESQVSEVCRIHDTEETVFLDGLREVEVSSAQDLLRVYRRGAAHRNTGVSKGDFASKSHMVFCVTVIHTRGHSDSEGVFMSSKLTLVDLASASKSECHSSTALDMRRGFHVTPENPQEAKTLKRSLTIFRNVIFCLSAAVSQHVPYRESKLTRALRDCVAGNCRTCLLVTLATQSTSVTETMSCLQFAARAMNVPSRVIHPSLTRYTPAQVPDVWTTEKNSAHVPRTQGPPPGTTDRRAQAMLPPILASAGTLQLPVARVRASIAGGGGVSFLPLLQQHRDADLSGQHGRAPHSTDGRNTDSSVCVVKAAAPRSPRLPVGGCPGKESALSSHQHSAVKLSSSSSSSALASSPTLGTVSECLNCRQERKIREEYDKFIIQVKRDRDLLSERVMELERELERRGRREEGETGRDVRHGETGGEVRRGETGRDVRHGETGGEVRRGETGREVRHGETGGEVRRGETGRDVRHGETGGEVRRGETGRDVRHGETGGEVRRGETGRQEETGREVRRREFGREVSQGEGKGDKKQERRRRKEESENEESDGKRPEGEKKDERGTAAGRRAPDPEERNGEERKKDRSKEERAKESDSTGRESNGSPLSALEAQDSSEAELISHMDDSKNCYEKVCLENAELKAQLEALLKVVNSKTCSGCHGNTNTHASKPHINKHSSHTQTDAHCLHTERDTHSSHTQTDTHSSHTHTVTTNTEMVVVSHSISQQCTTDLLQGETHTSVCSSIYLCVCVLFLKDPPPLSLSHSLSLSLSFSLSLILSLTHSLSEGSECFCSSPGSPIPSESTSHTCQCESKLQKTNFYKQLRREHSLLLDVMLVLYKREWFLQDAVPYVRRTLTKCGLTLGDAD, encoded by the exons ATGAAAGGCTATAATGGCTGTGTGATAGCATATGGCCCCTACAACAGTGGGGAgactcaccacagctccaccacTGTTCACCACAGTAGTGAAAGACAGAGGAGCATCGTCAGTCGTGCTGCTGATGACATCTTCACCT CTCCTGAAGCCGCTTACGTTAGAGTCCGAGTGTCTTTTTACCATGTCTCTAATGAAAAGATCTACGATCTGCTG GAGTCTCAGGTCAGCGAGGTGTGTCGTATCCATGACACAGAGGAGACGGTGTTTTTGGACGggctgagggaggtggaggtgagctctGCCCAGGATCTTCTCAGGGTGTACCGCCGTGGTGCCGCCCACAGGAACACAG GTGTCTCCAAGGGTGATTTTGCCAGCAAGTCTCACATGGTGTTTTGTGTGACAGTCATACACACGAGAGGACACTCTGACAGTG AAGGAGTTTTCATGTCCAGCAAGCTCACTCTG GTAGATCTTGCAAGTGCATCTAAA TCTGAATGTCATAGTTCTACAGCTCTTGATATGCGGAGGGGTTTCCATGTGACTCCAGAGAACCCACAGGAAGCCAAAACACTCAAACGATCTCTCACTATCTTCAGAAAC GTAATATTTTGTCTGAGTGCTGCAGTCTCTCAGCATGTTCCATACAGAGAGTCTAAACTCACCCGTGCTCTGAGAGACTG TGTTGCTGGGAACTGCCGAACGTGTCTGCTGGTTACTTTGGCAACACAGTCGACCTCAGTCACTGAGACTATGAGCTGCCTGCAGTTTGCTGCCCGAGCAATGAATGTCCCTTCACGAGTGATACACCCATCactcacacgctacacacctgcacag GTACCAGACGTCTGGACAACAGAGAAAAACTCCGCCCATGTGCCCAGGACACAGGGACCCCCACCAGGCACCACAGACAGAAGA GCCCAGGCCATGCTGCCGCCCATCCTGGCCAGCGCGGGGACCCTGCAGCTGCCCGTGGCCAGGGTCAGGGCCAGCAtagcggggggagggggcgtgtccttcctccctctgctccagcAGCACAGAGACGCAGATCTGAGCGGCCAGCATGGCAGAGCTCCTCACTCCACAGACGGGAGGAACACAGACTCCAGCG tgtgtgtggtgaaagcCGCTGCCCCACGGTCACCACGACTCCCGGTTGGTGGGTGTCCAGGAAAAGAGTCTGCGCTGAGCTCCCACCAGCACTCCGCCGTGAAGCTctcttcatcctcatcttcatcagcgCTCGCCTCCTCGCCGACCCTCGGCACTGTGAGCGAGTGTCTCAACTGCAGACAGGAGAGGAAGATCAGGGAGGAATACGACAAGTTCATCATCCAGGTGAAGAGGGACAGAGACCtgctgagtgagagagtgatggagctggagagagagctggagagaaGAGGACGACGAGAAGAAGGAGAGACTGGCAGAGACGTGAGACACGGCGAGACTGGAGGAGAAGTGAGACGAGGAGAGACTGGTAGAGACGTGAGACACGGGGAGACTGGAGGAGAAGTGAGACgaggagagactgggagagaagTGAGACATGGGGAGACTGGAGGAGAAGTGAGACGAGGAGAGACTGGTAGAGACGTGAGACACGGGGAGACTGGAGGAGAAGTGAGACGAGGAGAGACTGGTAGAGACGTGAGACACGGGGAGACTGGAGGAGAAGTGAGACgaggagagactgggagacaggaagagactgGAAGAGAAGTGAGACGGAGAGAGTTTGGAAGAGAAGTGAGTCAGGGAGAAGGAAAAGGAGACAAAAAacaggagagaaggaggagaaaagaggagtCTGAAAATGAGGAGAGTGATGGGAAAAGaccagagggagagaagaaagaCGAGAGAGGGACTGCAGCAGGCAGAAGAGCGCCAGATCCAGAGGAGAGGAatggagaagagagaaagaaagacaggagtaaagaagagagagcaaaagagagtGACTCGACTGGAAGGGAATCCAACGGATCCCCACTCAGTGCTCTAGAAGCACAGGACAGCTCAGAG GCAGAGCTGATCTCTCATATGGACGACAGCAAAAACTGCTATGAAAAA gtATGTTTAGAGAATGCAGAGTTAAAGGCACAACTGGAAGCCCTTCTGAAAGTGGTCAACTCCAAGACATGCTCTGGGTGCCatggaaacacaaacacacatgcctcaaagcctcatataaacaaacactcctcacacacgcaAACGGACGCACACTGCTTACACACGGAGCGAGACACACACTCGTcacacacgcagacagacacacactcctcacacacacacacagtcaccacgAACACAGAGATGGTTGTAGTGTCACACAGTATATCTCAGCAGTGCACCACTGACCTCCTGCaaggtgagacacacactagtgtgtgttcctctatctatctgtgtgtgtgtgttttattcttAAAGgaccctcccccactctctctctctcattctctctccctctctctctcattctctctctctctcattctctctctcactcactctctctctgaaggGAGTGAGTGTTTTTGCAGCTCACCCGGCTCTCCTATACCATCTGAATCGACCTCTCACACCTGCCAATGTGAATCGAAACTGCAAAAGACCAACTTCTACAAACAGCT aaggagAGAACACAGCTTGCTGTTGGACGTGATGCTGGTGTTGTATAAGCGAGAGTGGTTCCTGCAGGACGCCGTGCCCTACGTCAGACGTACCCTCACTAAGTGTGGTCTCACACTGGGAGACGCAGActag